The proteins below come from a single Triticum aestivum cultivar Chinese Spring chromosome 5D, IWGSC CS RefSeq v2.1, whole genome shotgun sequence genomic window:
- the LOC123125585 gene encoding peroxidase 57, whose product MGHTRAAVLVVVLAVAVLGLATDGQAQLQNGFYTGKCRGNDVEAVVQGIVKARFASNSDIVAHLLRLLFHECGVNGCDGGLLVDGTGTEKTARPNLSVKGYELITAIKTELEKRCPGVVSCSDIEVLATRDAVAASTGRRYAVRTGRRDSRRSVATDVNLPGPDDTVPKAAAFFRNLGLTSDDMVVLLGAHTVGVTHCSMIKRSRLYSYGGKAGATDPSMDPNTAATYKRYPCPDTASSDNTILYLDDRSSASKVDNSFYKMLQQRRGVLMVDQNLYNDSSTRWMVDRLANTDHFTWLFPQALVKLGEVKVLTGTQGEVRRVCSKFN is encoded by the exons ATGGGGCACACAAGGGCAGCCGTGCTAGTGGTGGTGCTCGCCGTCGCCGTGCTTGGGCTTGCCACCGACGGCCAGGCGCAGCTGCAGAACGGGTTCTACACGGGCAAGTGCCGCGGCAACGACGTGGAGGCGGTCGTCCAGGGTATCGTCAAGGCCCGCTTCGCCAGCAACAGCGACATTGTCGCCCACCTCCTACGCCTGCTGTTCCACGAGTGCGGCGtcaat GGCTGCGACGGTGGGCTGTTGGTCGACGGCACCGGCACAGAGAAGACGGCAAGGCCGAACCTGAGCGTCAAGGGCTACGAGCTCATCACCGCCATCAAGACGGAGCTCGAGAAGCGGTGCCCCGGCGTCGTATCCTGCTCCGACATCGAGGTGCTCGCAACCAGGGACGCGGTCGCTGCGTCCACGGGGCGAAGATACGCGGTGCGCACCGGGCGCAGGGACAGCCGCCGGTCCGTAGCCACCGACGTGAATCTTCCCGGGCCAGATGATACGGTCCCCAAAGCAGCCGCTTTCTTCCGCAACCTCGGTCTCACCTCGGACGACATGGTCGTTCTGCTGGGCGCGCACACGGTCGGCGTCACACACTGCAGCATGATCAAGAGGAGCCGTCTGTACAGCTACGGCGGCAAGGCCGGAGCAACAGACCCGAGCATGGACCCCAACACCGCGGCCACATACAAGAGGTATCCGTGCCCCGATACGGCGTCGTCCGACAACACCATCCTGTACCTAGACGACCGGTCCAGCGCGTCCAAGGTGGACAACAGCTTCTACAAGATGCTGCAGCAGCGCCGTGGCGTGCTCATGGTCGACCAGAACCTCTACAACGACAGCTCCACGCGGTGGATGGTCGACAGGCTCGCCAACACCGACCACTTCACCTGGCTCTTCCCGCAGGCCCTCGTCAAGCTGGGGGAGGTCAAGGTGCTTACCGGCACACAGGGAGAGGTCCGCAGGGTCTGCAGCAAGTTCAACTGa